A window of Diadema setosum chromosome 2, eeDiaSeto1, whole genome shotgun sequence contains these coding sequences:
- the LOC140245451 gene encoding uncharacterized protein, whose amino-acid sequence MLKQTSELFSSNPRENFQHCFGRGDCQHDSAINSSQSFSSSAANSQTMTSQMENSQSSSFDMFSQMMMSQQQTYSQQNENASSKFYMKYMSKPPLFQKENSSRKPSLTRRRSMQEIQDLNREKAKERDDRDLINTFIAIVKECSNEVKHATSAIKKDLDSNIAETTKRSADLITKITGELSQYHKQLIDMLKTREDHDTQIQSLMETIASKDAQIRILESELDLAKKDRNEHLLKAMLDMCTEQQSLTRQHLDKVHEGQLNITEQQTKLLEETEKSHATLSKVTAACDAGASASGRHVGAPQVNPQRDRMGHYAPSTSALADGAVGARQRHVSGPMWSGNVLQPKSTEQSNFTRANSSNQVSSHYFNPSVQQPPMVHHERCGGGNTHPASNLFQNQSAGTQSTDFHSDISSYDYGMPQHRTRQATAQYNQPPSNQRLMAHESYPIGQRSGSVQNFSREQQSISVSSGFQGLGNRPSCISHFANKFSSPNYDATGKQLWSKKNVGPSPVAAVAPQMHNENSDPDTRSTQTASQPRRQKCSQKSRSRTHFGSRKRQKRARTVAVQPQRKSARLSTRGSQCGDEESKTTSAPASAQSGKQRKRKCAQTGDMYECQQSHQRDMTETLASAVNITKRCRSNTSNQQCSGPASYVMPAKKRQCMYQQSRSIPGANAVPFKSKPQDKYSTDVLESYSSEDSCDEDEYSFRDEPEELHRETSKKVYPDTRKNSTSVLKVEQAVEEVFSKKSILTYAKSRKTKLTPAPQPRKKLPNGQLHLSNKDVVVMQTDKHFGQEDTHASSRKHLVPEGIPVTESDDDDSSQEMYFSLKLPESTGTQNDEGCKQSLWSSLISPGVNNQLPEPCSSEFESETSQDCHLVAAPLKSKRTQQDGPRNKHGLNTSRKRRMIFGSQDNLGQTVAYIGKSIQDMRQGYCSTSVSS is encoded by the exons ATGCTAAAGCAAACATCAGAGCTCTTCTCTTCAAATCCTCG TGAAAATTTTCAGCATTGTTTTGGAAGAGGAGATTGTCAACATGACTCTGCCATAAACTCAAGCCAAAGTTTCTCCAGCAGTGCTGCAAATTCACAGACCATGACCTCCCAAATGGAGAATTCTCAGTCCAGCTCATTTGACATGTTCTCTcagatgatgatgtcacagcAACAGACTTATTCTCAACAAAATGAG AATGCGTCATCAAAATTCTACATGAAGTATATGTCCAAGCCACCGTTGTTCCAGAAAGAAAATTCATCAAGGAAACCATCCCTAACCAGACGCAGGAGCATGCAGGAAATACAGGACCTCAACAGAGAGAAGGCTAAGGAAAGAGATGATAG AGATCTCATCAACACCTTCATAGCCATTGTGAAGGAGTGTTCGAATGAAGTCAAACATGCAACATCTGCCATAAAGAAGGACTTGGATTCAAACATCGCTGAAACAACAAAACGAAGTGCAGATCTCatcacaaaaa TCACTGGGGAGCTCTCACAGTACCACAAGCAACTCATTGACATGTTGAAGACCAGAGAAGACCATGACACTCAAATTCAGAGCTTGATGGAAACCATTGCCTCT AAAGACGCACAGATTAGAATCTTGGAATCTGAACTGGATTTAGCAAAGAAGGACAGGAATGAGCATTTGCTGAAAGCCATGTTAGACATGTGCACAGAGCAACAGAGCTTGACAAGGCAACACCTGGATAAGGTCCATGAAGGCCAGCTGAACATCACAGAGCAGCAAACCAAGCTGTTGGAGGAAACCGAAAAGAGCCATGCCACCTTATCAAAGGTCACAGCAGCATGCGATGCAGGTGCTTCAGCAAGTGGACGCCATGTAGGAGCTCCGCAGGTTAATCCACAGCGAGACAGGATGGGACATTATGCTCCTTCCACATCTGCTCTAGCCGATGGTGCAGTTGGTGCCAGACAAAGGCATGTATCTGGTCCAATGTGGAGTGGAAATGTGTTACAGCCAAAGTCAACGGAACAATCCAATTTCACCAGAGCAAACTCCTCTAATCAGGTGAGCAGCCACTACTTCAATCCGTCAGTGCAGCAGCCACCAATGGTCCATCATGAAAGATGTGGTGGAGGGAATACTCACCCAGCCTCAAATCTCTTCCAGAATCAATCAGCTGGTACCCAAAGTACAGATTTCCATTCTGATATATCTTCATATGATTATGGCATGCCGCAACATCGTACAAGGCAAGCTACAGCTCAATACAATCAACCTCCCTCAAATCAAAGGTTAATGGCACACGAGTCTTACCCTATTGGTCAGCGCTCAGGAAGTGTGCAAAACTTTTCTCGTGAGCAGCAGAGCATTTCAGTATCATCTGGCTTCCAAGGACTTGGAAACAGGCCATCCTGTATTAGCCACTTTGCCAACAAATTTAGCAGCCCAAACTATGATGCAACTGGAAAGCAACTCTGGAGTAAGAAAAATGTGGGACCTTCTCCGGTTGCAGCTGTAGCTCCTCAAATGCACAATGAAAATTCTGACCCTGACACTCGGAGCACTCAGACTGCGTCACAGCCCAGACGTCAAAAATGCTCACAAAAGTCAAGGAGTAGGACCCACTTTGGATCAAGGAAGAGGCAAAAAAGAGCTCGCACAGTAGCGGTACAGCCACAGAGGAAGTCTGCACGCCTATCAACCAGAGGCAGCCAGTGTGGGGATGAAGAGTCAAAGACTACCAGTGCTCCAGCATCAGCACAGTCAGGAAAACAAAGGAAACGCAAGTGTGCCCAAACAGGTGACATGTATGAATGTCAACAGTCCCACCAGAGGGACATGACTGAAACTCTTGCAAGTGCAGTAAACATTACAAAGAGGTGCAGAAGTAACACCAGTAACCAGCAGTGTAGTGGCCCTGCGTCATATGTGATGCCAGCTAAAAAGAGGCAGTGTATGTACCAGCAATCAAGGAGTATTCCTGGTGCGAATGCAGTACCTTTCAAATCTAAGCCTCAAGACAAATATTCCACAGATGTCCTGGAGAGTTATTCCTCTGAAGACTCATGTGATGAGGATGAATACTCTTTTCGTGATGAACCCGAGGAACTGCACAGGGAGACCAGCAAGAAGGTATACCCAGACACTAGAAAGAATTCTACCTCTGTCTTGAAGGTAGAGCAGGCAGTTGAAGAGGTGTTTTCGAAGAA gtcaatTTTGACATATGCAAAATCCAGAAAAACCAAGCTCACACCAGCTCCACAGCCTAGAAAGAAATTACCAAATGGTCAGTTGCACCTGTCTAATAAAGATGTGGTGGTCATGCAGACTGACAAACACTTTGGACAAGAGGACACACATG CATCTTCCAGAAAGCACTTGGTTCCAGAAGGGATTCCAGTCActgaaagtgatgatgatgacagctCTCAGGAGATGTACTTTTCTCTGAAACTGCCAGAGTCCACAG GTACCCAGAATGATGAGGGCTGCAAACAGTCCTTGTGGTCATCGTTGATATCTCCTGGTGTGAATAATCAGCTTCCAGAGCCTTGCAGCTCAGAATTTGAGTCTGAGACTTCACAAGACTGTCATTTAGTCGCAGCCCCTTTGAAAAGCAAGAGAACTCAACAGGACGGTCCTAGAAACAAACAT GGTCTAAACACAAGTCGTAAGCGTAGAATGATATTTGGCTCCCAGGACAACCTCGGCCAGACTGTAGCCTACATTGGTAAATCTATTCAGGACATGAGGCAAGGCTATTGCTCGACATCAGTCTCCAGCTAG
- the LOC140246015 gene encoding uncharacterized protein, whose translation MGGHKNQSGNSQGSWFPTGYYGHFRSKHRNDFINQYRQQAKPSPPQKFHDKIADRPTHHHFSHHDNRFSFLNTVTSFEGNLGKRKVQSNYKSTFIPDFIAWVPHKKELESAGPKVSIYRDTFNNRGTSVPVQQILVPSVRAPRPPDPHRQPLLSTPFIDPAVAEEETEPLTTTYQLTHRHSQPNRNINTNMNTGTIDTEPIPPQKSMAFLNPRVASIHERPAPSLTRLRRSRVASAPLFRSSVADCMVWHSHGDTEEVQVLPAHRPRPKTVIGLLPDISRTETGDEISGNSAVSTHGFSEPSHSSHFGITPSATATVPMESGPMSASSSQPVQNASVNYSHAPTQSSCPQVGLSDSI comes from the exons ATGGGAGGACACAAGAATCAGTCTGGAAATAGCCAAGGAAGCTGG TTTCCAACCGGATACTATGGCCACTTCAGGAGTAAGCATCGCAATGACTTCATCAATCAGTATCGGCAGCAAGCCAAACCATCTCCACCCCAGAAATTCCATGACAAAATAGCC gaCCGGCCTACTCATCATCACTTCTCTCACCATGACAACCGCTTCTCATTCTTGAACACTGTCACCAGCTTTGAGGGG AATCTCGGCAAGAGAAAGGTCCAGTCAAATTACAAGAGTACCTTCATTCCAGACTTCATTGCCTGGGTTCCACACAAAAAAGAGCTGGAATCTGCAGGACCCAAGGTCTCCATCTATCGGGACACCTTCAATAACAGAGGGACATCGGTCCCTGTGCAACAGATTCTGGTGCCCAGTGTCAGAGCCCCAAGGCCACCAGATCCACATCGGCAGCCTCTTCTATCGACTCCTTTCATTGACCCGGCTGTGGCAGAGGAGGAGACGGAACCCCTGACAACAACATACCAGCTGACTCATAGGCACTCTCAACCAAACAGGAATATCAACACTAACATGAACACTGGCACCATCGATACTGAACCTATCCCTCCACAGAAAAGCATGGCTTTCCTGAATCCTCGTGTTGCATCGATACACGAGCGGCCAGCGCCATCCTTGACGAGGCTGCGTCGATCACGGGTAGCATCGGCGCCCCTCTTCCGATCCAGCGTCGCTGATTGCATGGTTTGGCACAGCCATGGGGACACCGAAGAAGTTCAGGTTCTGCCTGCACACAGGCCTCGCCCTAAGACTGTCATTGGCTTGCTGCCTGATATCTCAAGGACTGAAACTGGCGATGAAATCAGTGGCAACAGCGCAGTTAGTACTCACGGCTTCTCAGAGCCAAGCCATTCCTCTCACTTTGGCATCACACCATCTGCAACAGCAACAGTTCCCATGGAATCAGGACCAATGTCTGCATCATCATCACAGCCAGTgcaaaatgcaagtgtcaactACTCGCATGCACCAACACAGAGCAGTTGTCCCCAAGTCGGGCTGAGTGACAGCATCTGA